DNA sequence from the Streptomyces sp. CA-210063 genome:
CACCCCGCTAGCCCGCCACCCACCCAGCAGCGGCAGACGCCGACCTACCTGCCATAGCCGCAGACAATCGCGCCACTAGGCGCCACCCAGCAGCGGCAGGCAGACGCCGACCTGCCTGCCATAGCCGCGGACAGTCACCCGCCCGGCCAGCGCCCACCCAGCAGCGGCAGACGCCGACCTGCCTGCCGTAGCTGCGGGCAGTCGTGCCGCTAGGGGCGGCACGGGTGGGCGCAGCGGCACCCGGCCGGCGCCGGTGAGCGAAGCCCGCCCCGCCCAGCACCAGCCGCCGGGCACCCAGCCGCCTCCGGCTCAGTCAGCCCATGGCCCAGTAAGCCCCGGCTCAGCTCTTCGTAGCCGAAGCCGGCGCCGACGCCGTCCCGGAGGTGGTCGCGGACTTGCAGCTCTGCTGCTCGGCCATGGCCTGCCCCACCTCGCCCTTCTCCAGCTCCTTCAGCGCGTCACTCCCGGTCTTGCTCAGCTTCTCCAGCTCGGTGGCAACCCCTTCGAGCCCGTCCGCGAACTTCGCCTGATCCTTCGTGTTCAGCGCGTCCGACTTCTTCTTCAGCTCGCCATACGCCGTCGACAGCTGATTCAGCTCGGCGACCGCGGCCTTCTGCTTCTTCTCGCCGTCCTCGACATCCGGCGCCCCGGCCTGCTGAATGGCCGTCGCCATCGCCTTGTACGCGTCGGAGATGTCCTGGAAGCCCTGGGAGTCGGCCTTCTGCACGTCCGCCGGTGCGCTGTCGTCCGAGGTCTCCTTCTGGATCGAGGCGTTGGCCGCCGCGATCTTCTTGATCTGCGGCTGCACGGAGTCGCAGACCTCCTTGGCCCAGGAGTTCAGCTTGTCGTTCGTCTCGTCGTCGCCGCTGCAGCCGGACAGCGCCAGTACCAGTACCGCACCGCCGGACAGTGCGGCCGCGAGCTTCTTGTTCACCGGATTGGTCCCTTCCATGGCTCTCGGCCCCGGAACATACACGCCAGATGGGCGACACCTGTGTGCCGAGCACCCCACGTACATCCTTTTGTAACCATTTGCACCAAGAGAGAGAAGGCTCACGAAGTCCAT
Encoded proteins:
- a CDS encoding small secreted protein, translated to MEGTNPVNKKLAAALSGGAVLVLALSGCSGDDETNDKLNSWAKEVCDSVQPQIKKIAAANASIQKETSDDSAPADVQKADSQGFQDISDAYKAMATAIQQAGAPDVEDGEKKQKAAVAELNQLSTAYGELKKKSDALNTKDQAKFADGLEGVATELEKLSKTGSDALKELEKGEVGQAMAEQQSCKSATTSGTASAPASATKS